One Synechococcus sp. Nb3U1 genomic window, ATTTGAACTCCCGACACCGTGGTCCGTAGCCACGTGCTCTAGTCCACTGAGCTACAGGCGCAAGCTACCCAACTGCGATGAGAATGGGGCAACCACGGTTGAATGTCTGTCCGCAATGGACTTTTATCAATGTGGCTCAGGTATTCTAGCACAAGAGAGTCTTTTGGGAAGTCTGACGGAAGTGCAGATATCCGTCAGCATTGGCCTTGCCAGGTTTGAACGTGCTCTCCCCCCACCTCTAAGCCGGCTTGATGGCTTTCGGCGGTGAGGATCTGTGTCCAGACTTGGCCGTTGCGCCGCCAAAGCTGCATGAGCAAATGCCCCGCCAAGGTGTCTCGACAGTTGCGCCGCATCCCTTTGGGGCCTGGGGTAAAGACGGTTTGTCCGGGTTGTCGGCTATGGCCCTGCAGTTGGATACAATGGGCGGCGTTTTGCCCTGTGATTTGCCAGGATCCCCAGGGATCCACTTGCCAAGTTAGATGAGCCTGGCCGGGTCGCCATTCCAGAAACGGCTGGGATCCCCAACCGTGCAGGCTGATCAAGGCCACTTCTTCCGAGCGGGCGAGCACTCGCCGTTCGGCTCCGGCACAGGTGAGGCTGAGGCCGGGATGCTCCGGGAAGGCATTGCACTGGATCCAAAACCAGCGACGCGGAAAACTTTGTCCCCAATTTTTTTCGGCATAGGCGGGAACCTGTTGAAATTCATACCGCTGCCCCCCCCATTCCACCCAGCCACTAGCCAAACCGTGGGCCATCAAGATCTGCCAGCCCGGCTCAAAAATGGGCAAATAAGACCAGATCCCCATCGTCGCTTGCGGTGGGATCCCATAGGCAAAGTGGGGTTGGATGCGGTAGAGCCAACGAATCGGCTCTGAACAGAGGGGATCCGGCAAAATGCCCTGGTTCAGGTGGGCAGAGAATTGGTAGCCACTGGAGAGGATCTGAAAGAAAGTGAGGGGATCCTGGAGTCCGGCGGGGTTGTGATCACATCTCCCCTCCCGCAAGGCTCCCCTATGCCCGAGATGATCCCGCTCTGCCCAAAACCCGTTGGGATTGGAGAACGTGCGCCAACAGAGCTGATCCTGCGGCCCCAACACCTGCGCCATGCCCCCCTGCTGCGGATTGATGGCGTACATAAAAGAAAAACTGACGGAACCCGGGTTAGCTGGCTCGGTTGGATCCCTTGCAATGGGCAAGGTAACTCGGGTGTACCAGCCCTCGAAAAACGGCTGCGTCCAGCCATCCCAGTGGTAGCCCGCATGGGGCAGGGATCCCGGATCTTTGAGGACTCTCGGCCTACAGGGATCCACACTCAAAAAAAACCGCATCGAGCTCAAGCCCATAGATAAAGTTCAGTAGATAAAAACCTATGATTATCAAAGGAATAATTATATTGTCTCTATATTTATCTACCTTTAAGATAACAACCAAGCTAGGACTTAAGGATCTCTTGAGATTTCACGGAGGGGACTTCGTGGCTCTAGCGGATTGAAGGCTTTGTTTTTGCGTTCATTATCCTTTCAATGAGGTAAGCATGAGTTCACGTCGCAACTTCTTGCTGTCCGCTGGAGCAGCAACAGTTGGCGGAATTTTGAGTAGTCGTTTGGCACAGGCCAGTTCCGGTTACTGGGTTGCTCAGGCCAGTGGCCCAGAGACTCCTAACGTCAAGTTGGGTTTTATTCCGATTGTGGAATCTGCCCCCCTGATTATTGCCCAGGAAAAGGGGTTCTTTGCCAAACATGGCATGACTGGCGTGGAGGTTCTCAAGCAGGCCAGTTGGCCTGCAGCGCGTGACAATGTAGTCATTGGTTCAGCGGGTGGAGGCATTGATGGAGGCCAGTGGCAAATGCCCATGGCTCATCTGATTCATACCGGAGCGATTACCAACAACCAGCCTGTCCGTATGGCGCTTTTGTGTCAACTAATTACTCAGGGGAATGGAATTGCCGTGGCAGGTATGCACACTGGCAAAGGACTAGGGCTGGATATTTCAGGAGCAGCAGAGTACATCAAAAACTTTCCGGCCACCAATGGACGTAAGTTCAAAGCTGCCCATACGTTTCCCAATGTGAATCAGGACTTTTGGATTCGCTACTGGTTTGCCGCAGGGGGTATCGATCCAGATCAAGATATTGATCTATTGGCCGTTCCTTCTGCTGAAACAGTGCAGGGTATGCGCAATGGCACCATGGATGCCTTTAGCACCGGGGATCCCTGGCCCTACCGAATTGTAGCGGATGGAATCGGGTTCATGGCAGCTCTGACCCATCAAATTTGGCCCTTCCACCCTGAAGAATATCTGGCTATCCGGGCCGATTGGGTGGAACAAAATCCCAAAGCAACCCAAGCCATTTTGATGGCAGTGATGGAAGCGCAGCAGTGGTGCGATGATCCAGCCAACCGTGAAGAACTGGTGCGCATTCTATCCCGGCGCGACTATCTAAATGTTCCAGCCGATGTGCTAACACCTCCCTACCAAGGTAACTATGAGATGGGAGATGGCAAGCCCAAGATTCAAGACTTTAATGCTGGCCCACTGTATTGGGAAGATGGTCGCGGTAGTGTTTCTTATCCCTACAAGAGTCATGATCTTTGGTTCTTGACTGAAAGTCTACGTTGGGGCTTCCACAAACAATTCATTCCTGATTTGGATACGGCGCGTCGCCTGGTGGATGAGGTAAACAGAGAAGATCTGTGGCGCGAGGCGGCCCAGGCTTTGGGGGTCAGCAACATTCCCAGCAGCACCTCACGGGGTACGGAACGCTTCTTTGATGGGGTAGTGTTTGATCCCCAGGATCCACAAGCCTATCTGAACAGCTTAAAAATCAAGAAAGCCTAATTGGCCTCTATGTGCTGGATTGGAGAAGATATCGATCTTTCTCCATCCAGCCAACGGGATTCGTAGCTAACAGTATCTCGCTGGGTTATTCAGTAACTATCGTTTGTATTAGGTTCGTTATGTTGGCACTGATCAATATTCTTCGGGAATACTCTTATTCTAGGGATCCCTTTTCCTATGAACCGAAGAAGCCCTGCTTGGCTAAGCTACTCTTGTCAGTGACGATTGGGTTGTTAGGTTTTGCAATTGCTCTGAAAGTTTTGTTGAGCTTGGAAACCCTATGCTTGCCTACAGGGTCAAAAAACCAAACAGGCCAGAACTCCTGTCTCATTTCTCAAATTCTGTAAAGCCTGTCCAAACTCCAGAGAGCCTCAAAGTTTTACTGTCCTCTATCTGCTACTAACCCATGACGGCAACACTTTCTTCTCCTGCCTCTAAATCTAAGACTGCAAAAGTTGATCTGACGAAATATCGAGATCAAGTTCTGCCGCCAGTCGTTGGGATCGTTGGATTTTTGCTCATCTGGCAAATCTTAGCGAGTACCAATCTCATTCGTCT contains:
- a CDS encoding tocopherol cyclase family protein; the protein is MRFFLSVDPCRPRVLKDPGSLPHAGYHWDGWTQPFFEGWYTRVTLPIARDPTEPANPGSVSFSFMYAINPQQGGMAQVLGPQDQLCWRTFSNPNGFWAERDHLGHRGALREGRCDHNPAGLQDPLTFFQILSSGYQFSAHLNQGILPDPLCSEPIRWLYRIQPHFAYGIPPQATMGIWSYLPIFEPGWQILMAHGLASGWVEWGGQRYEFQQVPAYAEKNWGQSFPRRWFWIQCNAFPEHPGLSLTCAGAERRVLARSEEVALISLHGWGSQPFLEWRPGQAHLTWQVDPWGSWQITGQNAAHCIQLQGHSRQPGQTVFTPGPKGMRRNCRDTLAGHLLMQLWRRNGQVWTQILTAESHQAGLEVGGEHVQTWQGQC
- a CDS encoding CmpA/NrtA family ABC transporter substrate-binding protein — translated: MSSRRNFLLSAGAATVGGILSSRLAQASSGYWVAQASGPETPNVKLGFIPIVESAPLIIAQEKGFFAKHGMTGVEVLKQASWPAARDNVVIGSAGGGIDGGQWQMPMAHLIHTGAITNNQPVRMALLCQLITQGNGIAVAGMHTGKGLGLDISGAAEYIKNFPATNGRKFKAAHTFPNVNQDFWIRYWFAAGGIDPDQDIDLLAVPSAETVQGMRNGTMDAFSTGDPWPYRIVADGIGFMAALTHQIWPFHPEEYLAIRADWVEQNPKATQAILMAVMEAQQWCDDPANREELVRILSRRDYLNVPADVLTPPYQGNYEMGDGKPKIQDFNAGPLYWEDGRGSVSYPYKSHDLWFLTESLRWGFHKQFIPDLDTARRLVDEVNREDLWREAAQALGVSNIPSSTSRGTERFFDGVVFDPQDPQAYLNSLKIKKA